A region of Candidatus Eisenbacteria bacterium DNA encodes the following proteins:
- a CDS encoding DUF5683 domain-containing protein: MGVFVLVLLVSLTTVQVSAGASSDAVISPDIVIFPDTVTSQGGDASPDSVISSGTDVSVSAEVSSQVDSSRSAEAPSKSLKGEAHVEPPYRIVLRSLVYPGWGQLYNRKYMKALAVLASEATLLGMIYTESREASRAYNDHLVTPDLATSERLYAEYEKHFERRDSLIWWTAGLVLFSLADAYVDAHLFTFDEEFGEPRQTKDISLTTGGYSKGGFVGIKYVF, from the coding sequence TTGGGCGTATTTGTTCTGGTTCTCCTTGTCTCCCTCACGACTGTACAGGTGAGCGCAGGAGCCTCTTCGGACGCTGTGATCTCTCCTGACATTGTGATCTTCCCTGACACTGTGACCTCCCAGGGCGGCGATGCCTCTCCTGACAGCGTCATCTCCTCGGGCACTGATGTTTCCGTGAGTGCGGAGGTCTCTTCCCAGGTTGACAGTTCCCGTAGTGCGGAGGCCCCTTCGAAGTCGTTGAAAGGTGAAGCGCATGTCGAGCCCCCCTACAGGATTGTCTTGAGGTCGCTCGTCTATCCGGGCTGGGGGCAGCTTTACAACAGAAAGTATATGAAGGCGCTGGCAGTGCTTGCTTCGGAGGCAACGCTACTTGGCATGATCTACACCGAATCAAGGGAGGCATCCAGAGCCTACAACGACCACTTGGTCACGCCCGACCTGGCCACTTCCGAGAGGCTGTACGCAGAGTATGAGAAACACTTTGAGAGAAGAGACTCTCTCATTTGGTGGACGGCCGGTCTGGTGCTTTTCAGTCTCGCCGACGCGTACGTGGACGCGCACCTGTTCACTTTCGACGAAGAGTTCGGTGAGCCACGGCAGACTAAGGACATTTCTCTCACGACCGGCGGCTACTCAAAGGGCGGGTTCGTGGGGATAAAGTATGTTTTCTGA
- a CDS encoding restriction endonuclease: MIIRSEDVQEFIEAYSDFQTGYAYIGTQKRRFGDSLSEFLNWLNEHPQCLIASGFREYVAGGNLQFDIHPKVVDPTPHPFFRTPEGVWFMPGHIDCAQEVPWRAWTYSQILEMGRLAETRSELIDEIVDNPSVVLPSAQDIIQNLEKQVSCPRIGPATLISPQLWTPRMQREQSEQLKSCALPILIALQHQKRELKDLTWRQFEDIVAEVLRASGMEIHAIRNSPQGGRDIVARGALIPGTELVYIAIEVKHRQYVDRPELDKALYQNRQFPALMFVTSGRFSAGVIRESQLPENRLRLFLKDGVAIRDLIRAYGL; encoded by the coding sequence ATGATTATCAGATCTGAAGATGTCCAGGAGTTTATCGAAGCCTACTCTGATTTCCAGACTGGATATGCTTATATAGGCACCCAGAAGCGTCGCTTTGGCGATTCTTTGTCTGAATTCCTCAACTGGCTGAACGAGCATCCGCAATGTCTGATTGCGTCTGGCTTTAGAGAATACGTCGCCGGGGGAAATCTGCAATTCGACATTCATCCGAAAGTAGTTGATCCAACGCCTCATCCCTTTTTCAGGACTCCAGAGGGAGTCTGGTTCATGCCCGGTCATATAGACTGCGCGCAAGAGGTGCCTTGGCGGGCATGGACCTATAGCCAGATATTGGAAATGGGGCGATTGGCAGAAACGAGAAGTGAGTTAATTGATGAAATAGTCGACAATCCCTCAGTCGTGCTACCTTCCGCGCAGGATATAATTCAGAACTTGGAGAAGCAAGTTAGCTGTCCTCGAATTGGACCAGCTACTCTTATTTCGCCGCAGCTGTGGACCCCGAGAATGCAGAGAGAGCAAAGCGAACAGCTTAAGAGTTGCGCTCTGCCTATATTGATCGCTCTCCAGCATCAGAAACGCGAACTGAAGGACCTTACTTGGCGCCAATTCGAAGACATTGTTGCTGAAGTACTTCGGGCCAGTGGCATGGAGATTCACGCAATCAGGAATTCTCCTCAGGGTGGCCGCGATATTGTCGCTAGAGGAGCTCTCATTCCGGGAACTGAATTAGTGTACATAGCGATAGAAGTGAAGCACCGACAATACGTTGATCGGCCCGAGCTCGACAAGGCTCTTTACCAGAACCGCCAATTCCCTGCGCTGATGTTTGTGACATCCGGGCGCTTTTCTGCTGGTGTGATCAGAGAATCCCAGCTCCCAGAGAATCGACTGCGGTTGTTTCTAAAAGACGGTGTAGCCATTCGCGATCTAATCCGAGCCTATGGACTCTAG
- a CDS encoding tetratricopeptide repeat protein, with product MPNRLIVQEQAGRIRVFLHRKGQVSPEQFGTELSFSSPLTQENLEDLRWYLEEYLRAPFAVWENRGLAIQTELRRWGEQLFEAVFGTGKPGRDAYVQARESRRFDLWLQSSSPAFLGLPWELLHDPERPTAVALSPAGINRTIPTPGEKAAEIRRGDRLQVLMVIARPYATRDVPYQMIARPLLELLRAISGQVSLEVLRPPTFEALRARLREVKENGDPFDIFHFDGHGTFGEVLGGRAQLDPWRYRSPEGYLVFEKESGEPDPVSATDFATLMKDAEIPLLIFNACRSGTVVSGVGPEATVATRLLQEGAGAVVAMGYSVYAVAAAEFMALFYEALFAGYSVSQAVIEGRCELHRRALRPSPRGLMPLEDWIVPVHYARREISFPQLKRTAVEGKASLAKTLEQVQQRDKHSALAGETSAEDPLAAAETFVGRDAEFYELERALRNKRVVVIHGVGGTGKTELAKAFARWLQASGGLEDPGLVFWYSFEPGLASCNLEGVITSLGLRLFGPDFVRIFPKHEARRGAILEVLLGHRLLIIWDNFETTRSMPDLTRGTPPLDEKEQAEVQTFLAEVVRDSRSGILITSRSSEEWLGEKIHRLELGGLSPQDAAEYADQLLAPYPKAQERRKARAYGTLLELLGGHPLSMRLILSRLNEEDAQTLVDALRGEGDLLHELDAGEGRLESLGACISYSFRQLAEGHRRHLPALALFEGVVDADALAVLSKQEGVPERFRRLAKKTWDETLQACVGAGLLSKIGGGMYRIHPALPAYLVALWRKEAGEAFDAEFDGAHLASIKAHAILGAWLDEQIAGGSAETAMMVLALERRTFCAFAFEALERELFSEAQYILQPLAEFWDARGLFEEAREWVDRCRLVLEDAQGNPPDLDTPEGALWLFVVGSQASRLMLGGDLDAAERAYDSIQRMLEGSDSESARLRLAITYHQLGIVAQDRVDLDAAEEWYRKSLEISEALGNRPTMAINYHQLGMVAQHRGDLDAAEEWYRKSLEIDKALGHRPGMASSYHQLGMVAQHRGDLDAAEEWYRKSLEIKKALGNRPGMAINYHQLGIVAQYRGDLDAAEEWYRKSLEIEEALGNRPGMAMSYGQLGMLAQRRGRDTEALDWIVRCVSLFDEFPHPSTKPGPEYLARLTNRLGIKALEESWLHCTGKPLPEKIRKAVRHPS from the coding sequence ATGCCCAATAGGCTAATTGTTCAGGAGCAAGCGGGTCGGATCCGCGTTTTCTTGCATCGAAAGGGTCAGGTCTCACCCGAACAGTTCGGTACTGAGCTCTCGTTTTCATCTCCGCTGACTCAAGAAAATCTTGAGGACCTGCGCTGGTATTTGGAAGAATACTTGCGGGCCCCGTTTGCAGTTTGGGAAAACAGAGGATTAGCTATACAGACCGAGCTAAGGAGGTGGGGCGAGCAGCTATTCGAGGCGGTCTTCGGTACAGGCAAGCCTGGTCGGGACGCCTACGTTCAAGCACGCGAAAGTCGTAGGTTCGACCTATGGCTGCAATCGTCGTCACCGGCATTTCTGGGCCTACCCTGGGAACTCCTCCATGATCCTGAGCGTCCTACTGCTGTGGCCCTGTCTCCAGCAGGGATCAACCGAACCATTCCGACGCCAGGTGAGAAGGCTGCAGAGATCCGGCGCGGTGATCGCCTGCAAGTGCTGATGGTGATTGCCAGACCATACGCAACGAGAGACGTCCCGTATCAGATGATTGCGCGACCCCTGTTGGAGCTTCTGAGAGCGATCTCAGGGCAAGTGAGTCTGGAGGTGCTGCGTCCGCCCACATTTGAAGCACTGAGGGCGCGGCTTAGGGAAGTCAAGGAAAACGGTGACCCATTTGATATTTTTCACTTCGACGGACACGGGACATTCGGAGAAGTCTTGGGGGGGCGCGCTCAGCTTGATCCATGGCGTTACCGGTCACCAGAAGGGTATCTGGTGTTTGAGAAAGAGTCAGGTGAACCGGACCCGGTGAGTGCCACTGATTTCGCGACACTCATGAAGGATGCCGAGATTCCGCTACTAATCTTCAATGCGTGCAGATCTGGGACGGTGGTGTCGGGAGTGGGACCAGAGGCTACTGTGGCGACGCGTCTGCTGCAGGAAGGTGCCGGTGCTGTGGTGGCCATGGGTTACAGCGTGTACGCTGTGGCAGCCGCAGAGTTCATGGCGCTTTTCTACGAAGCTCTCTTTGCTGGCTACTCGGTTTCTCAAGCCGTCATAGAAGGACGGTGTGAATTACACCGTAGGGCCCTGCGTCCCAGCCCTAGAGGTTTGATGCCACTCGAAGACTGGATCGTGCCGGTCCACTATGCCCGTCGCGAAATCAGCTTCCCGCAGCTGAAGCGGACTGCTGTCGAGGGGAAGGCCTCTCTTGCCAAGACCTTGGAGCAAGTACAACAAAGAGACAAGCATTCTGCTCTAGCCGGTGAAACTTCGGCAGAGGATCCATTGGCTGCAGCTGAGACCTTTGTTGGTCGGGACGCAGAGTTCTATGAGTTGGAGCGGGCGCTGCGCAACAAACGAGTCGTTGTCATACACGGTGTTGGCGGAACGGGGAAGACAGAACTCGCTAAGGCTTTTGCTCGCTGGCTTCAGGCTTCCGGGGGTTTAGAGGATCCTGGATTGGTCTTCTGGTATTCATTTGAACCTGGTTTGGCTTCGTGCAATCTGGAGGGAGTAATCACATCTCTTGGCCTAAGACTCTTTGGCCCCGATTTCGTAAGGATCTTTCCCAAGCATGAGGCTCGTCGTGGAGCAATACTTGAGGTTTTGCTGGGGCACCGATTGCTTATCATCTGGGACAATTTTGAGACGACTCGCAGCATGCCCGATCTTACCAGAGGTACACCGCCATTGGATGAGAAAGAGCAGGCGGAGGTGCAGACGTTCCTGGCGGAGGTAGTGCGTGACAGTCGAAGTGGAATTCTCATCACCAGTCGTTCTTCGGAGGAATGGCTGGGTGAGAAGATACACAGGCTTGAGCTAGGTGGGCTCAGCCCGCAGGATGCTGCGGAGTACGCTGACCAGCTTCTTGCACCGTATCCTAAGGCTCAGGAGCGCAGGAAGGCTCGAGCCTATGGGACGTTGCTTGAGCTGCTTGGTGGGCATCCACTTAGTATGCGGCTGATCCTTTCACGCTTGAACGAGGAGGATGCCCAGACTCTTGTGGACGCTCTCCGGGGGGAAGGGGATCTCCTGCACGAGCTGGACGCAGGCGAAGGTAGGCTGGAATCGCTTGGAGCTTGCATTAGTTATTCATTCCGTCAGCTTGCCGAGGGGCATCGTCGTCACTTGCCTGCTCTAGCTCTCTTTGAGGGTGTTGTGGATGCTGACGCGTTGGCTGTGTTGTCAAAGCAGGAAGGGGTGCCTGAGCGATTCAGGCGGTTAGCCAAGAAGACGTGGGACGAGACCCTCCAAGCCTGTGTTGGCGCAGGATTGCTGAGTAAGATCGGCGGCGGGATGTACAGGATACACCCTGCTCTGCCTGCTTACTTAGTTGCGCTGTGGCGGAAGGAAGCTGGTGAGGCGTTTGACGCTGAGTTCGATGGAGCACATTTGGCAAGTATCAAAGCGCATGCAATCCTGGGAGCATGGTTAGACGAGCAAATCGCGGGGGGCAGCGCGGAGACAGCCATGATGGTGCTTGCATTGGAGAGACGCACATTCTGCGCTTTTGCGTTTGAGGCTCTTGAGCGAGAGCTCTTCTCAGAAGCTCAGTATATTCTCCAACCGCTGGCTGAGTTCTGGGATGCGCGTGGTCTCTTTGAAGAAGCGAGGGAGTGGGTGGATAGGTGTCGGCTGGTGCTTGAGGATGCTCAAGGTAATCCCCCTGATCTTGACACACCAGAGGGCGCTTTATGGCTCTTCGTGGTCGGCAGCCAGGCCAGCCGCCTCATGCTTGGTGGTGATCTGGACGCTGCCGAGCGTGCCTATGATTCCATTCAGCGGATGCTGGAAGGATCTGACAGCGAGTCGGCGCGACTCCGCCTTGCAATAACCTATCACCAGCTTGGGATAGTGGCCCAGGATCGTGTTGACCTTGATGCTGCTGAGGAGTGGTATCGGAAGTCACTGGAGATTAGTGAGGCTCTTGGAAACCGACCTACGATGGCGATCAATTATCACCAGCTTGGGATGGTGGCCCAGCATCGAGGTGATCTTGATGCTGCTGAGGAGTGGTATCGGAAGTCACTGGAAATAGACAAGGCTCTTGGGCACCGTCCTGGGATGGCGAGCAGCTATCACCAGCTTGGGATGGTGGCCCAGCATCGAGGTGATCTTGATGCTGCTGAGGAGTGGTATCGGAAGTCACTGGAGATCAAGAAGGCCCTTGGGAACAGGCCCGGGATGGCGATCAATTATCACCAGCTTGGGATAGTGGCCCAGTATCGAGGTGATCTTGATGCTGCTGAGGAGTGGTATCGGAAGTCACTGGAGATTGAGGAGGCTCTGGGCAACCGGCCTGGGATGGCGATGTCGTATGGGCAGCTCGGGATGCTAGCTCAGAGACGTGGCAGGGACACTGAAGCCTTGGACTGGATAGTTCGCTGTGTATCGCTCTTTGATGAGTTTCCTCATCCATCGACGAAGCCCGGCCCGGAGTATCTTGCACGTCTGACTAATAGACTTGGAATCAAAGCACTGGAGGAAAGCTGGCTACATTGCACAGGGAAGCCGCTTCCCGAGAAGATTCGGAAGGCAGTACGCCATCCGAGTTGA
- the lepB gene encoding signal peptidase I, with protein MKEKRSHNMRPSTVHALTERSKRKSVAREYAEAIIIALVLTFFVRAFVIQAFRIPTGSMMDTLLVGDFLFVNKFVYGAKVPLTDSNLPAIRQPKPGDIIVFKYPADLKRDFIKRCIAVGGQTVEIRDKVVYVDGVARDEPYVIRGDPRIFPKEISPRDNMAPLYVPEGYIFMMGDNRDNSHDSRFWGPLDVRLVKGKAMILYWSWNGERHLPRFDRLFHIIH; from the coding sequence ATGAAAGAGAAAAGGTCACACAACATGAGACCTTCCACCGTGCACGCCCTGACCGAGAGATCCAAGAGAAAATCGGTTGCCAGGGAGTATGCCGAGGCCATAATCATAGCCTTGGTGCTCACTTTCTTCGTGAGAGCCTTCGTCATACAAGCTTTCAGAATCCCTACGGGCTCCATGATGGACACTCTGCTTGTCGGAGACTTTCTTTTTGTGAACAAGTTCGTGTACGGCGCAAAGGTCCCGTTGACTGACTCGAACCTGCCCGCCATAAGGCAGCCGAAACCGGGGGACATTATCGTGTTCAAGTATCCCGCGGACCTCAAGAGGGATTTCATCAAGAGGTGTATCGCCGTCGGGGGGCAGACCGTGGAGATAAGGGACAAGGTGGTTTACGTGGACGGGGTAGCGCGCGATGAACCTTACGTTATTCGCGGCGACCCACGGATTTTCCCGAAAGAAATCTCGCCTCGAGACAACATGGCCCCGCTGTACGTCCCCGAAGGATACATTTTCATGATGGGCGACAATCGCGACAACAGTCACGACAGTAGATTCTGGGGTCCGCTTGACGTCAGGCTCGTGAAAGGCAAAGCCATGATTCTCTACTGGTCATGGAATGGCGAAAGACATTTACCCAGGTTTGATAGACTGTTCCACATAATCCACTGA
- a CDS encoding sigma-70 family RNA polymerase sigma factor gives MKKKRTQSFDEIKTLAVKQGFVTHEQIESLLDEDASPDELDEVYISLAGMKIDVFDTVEEARENLKKAKRQEGRRAESRLLAVQPIRLDDPVAMYLREMRNSPFLDSDSEIEIAKRIEDGHLRVSQAIFKLDAATKELIGYARRVEKGTMRPEDIFGLGSSWLYAHTPGTKEQERYVGILRRIIKLRRETIGLGTRLHKCQRGASAAQLRKQLEARNDELREEYRKIRFSPRLVHELDGKAKEILRRMDFSRKQIQECEKLAGMSAAEIDRSIRVIAHDSPESPQALNKRKGRWALADLLTFAQRIRDLENTVHAIEREENVRYDDLRKIVQDIVEGERSSQRAKQEMIEANVRLVILIAERYTNRGLEFLDLVQEGNSGLMRAVDEFDYRKGYKFSGYAAWWIRQAITRAIADQARTIRVPVKMIEAINKVARTQRRLIQELEREPSPEEVAHKLNCSVGKVKSLMEARVEPISLDRQIDEDDDASLGDLLEDTSALAPDQSAARAMLRVQMRQLISELSEIERAVVEMRYGIRDGTPRAIAEIADHLGLSFLQVHFIELNALKKNQRMLISELSRRLLQNG, from the coding sequence ATGAAGAAGAAGAGGACGCAGAGCTTCGATGAGATCAAGACCTTGGCCGTGAAGCAGGGTTTTGTGACTCACGAGCAGATTGAGTCCTTACTGGATGAAGACGCTTCTCCCGACGAGCTGGATGAAGTTTACATATCCCTCGCGGGGATGAAGATCGACGTCTTCGACACCGTGGAAGAGGCCAGGGAGAACCTCAAGAAGGCAAAACGACAGGAAGGGAGACGAGCGGAGAGTCGCTTGCTTGCCGTGCAGCCGATCCGCCTTGACGATCCCGTGGCGATGTATCTGCGCGAGATGCGGAACTCGCCGTTTCTCGACAGCGATAGCGAGATAGAGATCGCCAAGCGCATAGAGGACGGCCACCTGCGTGTCTCCCAGGCTATCTTCAAGCTCGACGCAGCGACGAAGGAGCTCATAGGATACGCCCGGCGGGTCGAGAAGGGCACGATGCGCCCTGAGGATATCTTCGGGCTCGGGAGCAGCTGGCTGTATGCGCACACTCCCGGCACGAAGGAGCAAGAGAGGTACGTCGGGATCCTCAGGAGGATCATCAAGCTCCGCAGGGAGACAATTGGGCTTGGCACGAGGCTCCACAAGTGCCAGAGGGGCGCATCGGCCGCGCAGCTCCGTAAGCAGCTCGAGGCGCGTAACGACGAGCTCCGGGAAGAGTATCGCAAGATCAGGTTCAGTCCGCGCCTGGTCCATGAGCTAGATGGCAAGGCTAAGGAAATCCTCCGGCGCATGGACTTTTCGCGCAAGCAGATCCAAGAATGCGAGAAGCTGGCAGGGATGAGTGCTGCAGAGATAGATCGCTCGATCAGGGTGATCGCGCACGACTCACCAGAGAGTCCGCAAGCCCTGAACAAGAGGAAAGGTCGGTGGGCGCTAGCCGACCTCCTCACGTTCGCACAGAGAATCCGAGATCTCGAGAACACTGTGCACGCAATTGAGAGAGAGGAGAACGTTCGCTACGACGATCTGAGGAAGATCGTTCAGGATATCGTTGAAGGGGAGCGTAGCTCACAGAGGGCGAAACAGGAGATGATCGAGGCGAACGTGCGTCTCGTCATCTTGATCGCGGAGCGCTATACGAACCGCGGCCTGGAGTTCCTTGATCTCGTCCAGGAGGGGAACAGCGGGCTCATGCGTGCCGTCGATGAGTTCGACTATCGAAAGGGTTACAAGTTCAGCGGATACGCCGCCTGGTGGATAAGGCAGGCCATCACGCGGGCCATCGCCGATCAGGCGCGCACGATCCGGGTGCCTGTCAAGATGATCGAGGCAATCAACAAGGTGGCACGGACGCAGCGCAGGCTCATCCAAGAGCTCGAACGCGAGCCCAGCCCTGAGGAAGTGGCTCATAAGCTCAACTGCTCGGTCGGAAAGGTCAAGAGTCTCATGGAAGCGAGGGTCGAGCCGATTTCGCTCGACCGACAGATTGACGAGGACGACGACGCCAGCCTGGGCGACCTGCTCGAAGACACCTCCGCCCTGGCCCCTGACCAGTCGGCGGCCCGCGCGATGCTCCGCGTGCAAATGAGGCAACTCATAAGCGAATTGTCAGAGATCGAGAGAGCAGTAGTGGAGATGCGTTACGGTATCCGAGATGGCACTCCTCGCGCAATCGCCGAGATAGCCGATCATCTCGGCCTTTCATTCCTACAGGTGCACTTCATTGAACTGAATGCATTGAAGAAGAATCAGAGAATGTTGATTAGTGAGCTTTCACGCAGACTGTTGCAGAACGGATAG
- the dnaJ gene encoding molecular chaperone DnaJ, producing MTKRRDYYEILGVSQGAGEAEIKKAYRALALKYHPDRNPEDKGSEDKFKETTEAYEVLRDPEKRALYDRYGHEGLKRGSGFDFDFGALDLADALRAFMRDFGDFGLGDLFGGVTSAGTLETRGSDVRIRLNLSLEEVADGVTKKVRVKKLVSCDACKGSGARTGTGKTACKSCGGTGQIRHVQRSFLGQFVSVATCAGCRGTGSVVQNPCPDCNGQGRVEAEETLSLDIPAGVSTGNYIAKRGLGNAGSRGGHAGDLIVLIEETPHETLGRDGDNVVCQAEISFCEAALGCEIEVPGIRGPERLKIPRGTQSGSILKIAGKGIRPLHGRRHGDQLVYVHVATPSKLSQRERELLEELARLEKEDGGRGKRFVGRPREVHRGEG from the coding sequence GTGACGAAAAGAAGAGATTATTACGAAATACTCGGTGTCTCGCAAGGCGCCGGCGAGGCAGAGATAAAGAAGGCGTACCGTGCGCTTGCCCTCAAGTACCATCCAGACAGAAATCCGGAAGACAAGGGCAGCGAGGACAAATTCAAGGAGACGACCGAAGCATACGAGGTCCTGAGGGATCCAGAGAAGAGAGCGCTCTACGATAGATACGGACACGAAGGGTTGAAGAGAGGGAGCGGGTTTGATTTCGACTTCGGCGCCCTGGACCTTGCGGACGCCCTGCGTGCCTTCATGAGGGACTTCGGCGATTTCGGATTGGGAGACTTGTTCGGGGGAGTGACCTCGGCGGGGACTCTGGAGACGCGCGGGAGCGACGTTCGGATTCGGCTCAACCTCTCACTGGAGGAGGTCGCGGACGGCGTGACCAAGAAGGTGCGGGTGAAAAAACTCGTCTCGTGCGATGCCTGCAAGGGTTCAGGCGCGCGAACCGGGACCGGGAAAACTGCATGTAAGAGTTGCGGAGGGACCGGGCAGATAAGACACGTGCAACGATCTTTCCTGGGACAGTTTGTGAGCGTGGCAACGTGTGCGGGCTGCCGGGGCACAGGCAGCGTCGTGCAGAATCCCTGCCCCGACTGCAACGGCCAGGGTCGGGTGGAGGCAGAGGAAACTCTGAGCCTGGATATACCGGCCGGCGTCTCAACTGGGAACTACATTGCGAAGAGGGGGCTGGGCAACGCGGGTTCGCGTGGAGGGCATGCCGGAGATCTGATCGTCCTCATCGAGGAGACGCCGCACGAGACACTCGGCAGAGACGGAGACAACGTCGTCTGCCAGGCGGAAATCTCTTTCTGCGAGGCCGCCCTCGGTTGCGAAATTGAAGTCCCGGGGATCCGAGGCCCGGAGCGCCTGAAGATTCCTCGTGGCACCCAGTCGGGCTCGATTCTCAAGATTGCGGGAAAGGGCATCCGCCCACTTCATGGTCGAAGACACGGCGACCAGCTCGTGTACGTGCACGTCGCGACGCCGTCAAAGCTCTCTCAGCGCGAAAGGGAGCTTCTCGAGGAACTGGCAAGATTGGAGAAAGAGGACGGGGGAAGAGGGAAGAGATTCGTCGGAAGGCCTCGGGAAGTCCATCGAGGGGAGGGCTGA
- the lepA gene encoding translation elongation factor 4, translated as MTGTSDNTRNFCIIAHIDHGKSTLADRFLEITGTISREKMREQVLDDMDLERERGITIKSHPVTMHYSLAGEKYVINLIDTPGHVDFSYEVSRSLAACEGALLLVDAAQGVQAQTVSNLNMAREVGLTIIPVVNKIDLSSARTDDARKQLCSLLGEDVQISYCSARTGQGVLEVLDRVVREIPPPSGSDKNPLRALAFDSEFDQFKGVITYVRVMEGTLGVGRRIRFLFSEKEFEVTELGTFRPAMVACSILRAGNVGYVMAGIKRVADAKVGDTVADADCEDVTPLPGYRQVKPMVFCGIHPVEGEEFEPLKDSLAKLQLNDASLVFEPETSAALGLGFRCGFLGLLHMEIVKERLEREYGVSLIATAPNVKVRVNLKSGEAVYVENPSKMPPSGDIVSVEEPYVLTEILTQAEFLGNLLKLCAEKRGIHCGMHYLSETTVQVACELPLSEIVLDFHDRLKSTSRGYASFDYEFCGYRESKLVKMDILLNGESVDAFSAIVHQDKAYAWGRETVARLKQIIPKQLFLVAIQAAVGNKVIARETVGALRKHVTGKCYGGDITRKRKLLEKQKAGKKKMKLLGHVTVPHEAFLAVLKVGDRS; from the coding sequence ATGACCGGCACGTCTGACAACACGCGAAACTTCTGCATCATCGCGCACATAGACCATGGCAAGTCCACGCTCGCGGACAGGTTTCTTGAGATCACCGGCACCATATCACGAGAAAAGATGCGCGAGCAGGTGCTTGACGACATGGACCTTGAGCGTGAAAGAGGCATCACGATCAAGTCTCACCCCGTCACGATGCACTATTCGCTGGCGGGCGAGAAGTACGTCATCAACTTGATAGACACGCCGGGTCACGTTGATTTTTCCTACGAGGTGTCGAGGAGTCTGGCGGCGTGCGAGGGGGCCCTGCTGCTCGTGGATGCTGCGCAGGGTGTGCAGGCTCAGACGGTGAGCAACCTCAACATGGCCAGAGAAGTGGGGCTGACTATCATTCCCGTGGTAAACAAGATAGATCTTTCCTCGGCAAGAACCGACGATGCAAGGAAGCAGCTTTGCTCGCTGCTGGGAGAAGACGTCCAAATCAGCTACTGCAGCGCCAGAACAGGTCAGGGTGTCCTGGAGGTTTTGGACAGAGTCGTGAGGGAGATCCCGCCTCCTTCGGGTTCCGACAAGAACCCGTTGAGGGCGCTTGCGTTCGATTCGGAGTTCGATCAGTTCAAGGGAGTCATCACGTACGTGAGAGTTATGGAAGGTACTCTCGGCGTCGGAAGGCGGATAAGATTTCTGTTCTCCGAGAAGGAATTCGAGGTGACGGAGCTGGGCACGTTCAGACCCGCGATGGTGGCTTGTAGTATACTGAGGGCCGGGAATGTCGGTTACGTGATGGCGGGAATAAAAAGGGTGGCGGATGCAAAGGTGGGGGACACCGTGGCCGACGCAGACTGCGAAGACGTTACGCCCCTGCCGGGTTATCGTCAAGTCAAGCCGATGGTTTTTTGCGGCATTCACCCCGTGGAAGGTGAAGAATTCGAACCCCTCAAGGATTCGCTGGCAAAGCTCCAGCTCAATGATGCCTCCCTCGTTTTTGAACCTGAGACGTCGGCGGCTCTGGGTTTGGGTTTCAGGTGCGGATTCTTGGGACTTCTTCACATGGAAATAGTGAAGGAGAGACTCGAGCGCGAGTACGGCGTCTCGCTCATAGCCACCGCACCGAACGTGAAGGTGAGGGTGAACCTCAAGAGTGGCGAGGCCGTGTACGTTGAGAATCCGAGCAAAATGCCTCCTTCGGGCGACATTGTGTCCGTGGAAGAACCCTACGTTCTGACTGAGATACTCACGCAAGCCGAGTTCCTCGGAAATCTGCTGAAACTATGCGCAGAGAAGCGTGGTATTCATTGTGGCATGCACTATCTCAGTGAGACGACCGTGCAGGTGGCATGTGAGCTCCCTCTCTCGGAGATCGTGCTGGATTTTCACGATCGGCTAAAATCGACGTCGAGGGGTTACGCCTCTTTTGACTATGAATTCTGTGGATATCGAGAGTCGAAACTGGTAAAGATGGACATACTTTTGAACGGAGAGTCGGTCGACGCTTTCTCGGCGATTGTTCATCAGGACAAAGCTTACGCGTGGGGCAGGGAGACGGTGGCCAGGCTGAAGCAGATTATTCCGAAGCAACTCTTCCTGGTCGCGATACAGGCCGCCGTGGGTAACAAGGTCATTGCCAGGGAGACAGTCGGTGCCCTGAGGAAACACGTGACCGGGAAGTGTTACGGAGGCGATATCACGAGAAAGAGAAAGCTGCTTGAGAAACAGAAAGCCGGCAAGAAGAAGATGAAACTACTGGGTCACGTCACGGTTCCACACGAGGCGTTTCTTGCCGTCCTGAAAGTTGGAGACAGATCATGA